The nucleotide sequence CCAAGGTGCCGGTGCTCTCAACGAGCATCGCCGAGGACGAGCTGCGCGGCCTGTTGCCGGCGCAGGTCAAGGGGCATCTGGCCGCCGCCTGCTACTTCCAGAGCCTCGACACGCCGGCCAACCGGGAGTGGGTGCAGGGCTTCCGCGACGCCTTCGGCTTCGACCGCGTGACCGGCGACCCGATGGAGCCCGACTGGTGCCTGCTGCACCTCTGGAAGATGGCCGTGGAGAAGGCGGGGTCGTTCGAGACGGAGGCGGTGCGGCAGGCGTTCCGCGACGGGCTGGAATTCGCCGGTCCCGGCGGCATGGTGCGGCTCGATCCCAAGACCCAGCACACGACGAAGCGGTTCCTCATCGGCCGGATTCGTTCCGACCGGCAATTCGACATCGTCCATCAGTCCGCCGGACCGATCGACCCGGATCCCTATCCGCAGGTCGCCTTCCCCGGCTGGTCGGTGGACTGGACGAAGGGGGGCGTGACCCGCGGCGCGGAGGTCGACATCCATGGCGAAGTTTGACGTCGAGTCGAGCGAGGGCATGCGCTGGGTCCGCGTCGATCTCGACGCCGACGACGTGCGAACGGAGCGCGGCGCCCTGAACCACATGCAGGGGGTGATCGCGATGGACGTGCCCCTGCCGTCGCTCCAGGCCTGGTGGGTGTCGTTGTTCTCCGACGAGTCGCCGATCCGGCCCAGGTATGCCGGCACGGGGAGCGTCTGGCTCGACTCGACGCTCGGCGGCTACCACATCATGCGGGTCAAGAAGGGCGAGCGCTGGATCCTCGACACCCGCTGCTTCTGGGCCAGCGACGGCGAGGTCCGGCTGGCGATCCACCGGGAGTCGATGTGGACGTCGTGGTGGGCCGACCAGGGGCTGTTCTGGTACAAGACCGCGGTCACGGGGACGGGGCAGGTGGTGCTCTCCGTGGACGGGCCGGTCGAGGAGGTCGAGCTCAAGGACGACCGGCTGGTGACCGACGGGGCGTTCGTGGTTGCCAGAACGGAAGGCATCCGGCTGCGCATTCGGCGGCCCGCCCGGTCGCTGTTCAGCTACTGGATGTCGGGGCAGAAGCTCGCCTACTCCTACGAGGGGACGGGCCGACTGCTGCTCTGCACCGTCCCCTTCTGGCGGCAGCGGATGCAGCGCGAGCGGGGCCTCGACCCGCTCTACGCCTGACGGATGGCCCGGCGGCCCGGCGTAGTTTCCCCGGCGTGGCTGCCTGGCAGGAACCACACCGGCGACGAAACCAGCCGGGTGGCGGAGCGGGAGGCTCGATTCGATGCGCGACAGGCATGACAGGCCGTCGGTTCGGTGTTGCATGGGCGGGAGCCTGGCCATGGGCGGGAGCCTGGCGATCGTCGGTCTCATCTCGGTCCTGGCGACGGCCTGCCCGTTCTGCGGAGTCGTCGGCCGGTCGCTCGCCGAGCGGCGTGACACGGCCACCGTGACGGCGGTCGGGGAGGCAGCCGGGCCGGCGATGCGGGACGCCGACGGACTCCTTGGGCAGCCCTTCACGCTCCGGCAGTCGCTGCGCGGAACGCTGCCGGGCGGAAACGCGCCCGTCACCGCCCGGGTCGATGGGCCCGTCACCGGGTTGGCGGTGCTGTTTGGAACGGGGCTCGGGGATGGTGCGGCGGGCCGCTGGGAGGCGATCGCCGCAGACGAGGCTTTGCTTGCGCACGTCGCCGCGGCGCCGGCGATCACGGTGCCGGCGGCCCGGCGGCTCGCCTGGTTCGCGCCGCGGCTCGAGCATCCCGACCGGCGGATCGCCGAGGATGCGTTCACGGAGTTCGGCCTGGCGCCGTTCAACGCGGTCCGTGAAGCGACCGGCCGTTTCGATGCCGGCGCGCTCGCATCCTGGGTCGTCGATCCCGGCATCGACCAGCGCCGGCGGGGCTTTTACGGGCTGGCGCTCGGCATGGTGGCGGCACGGGAGCACGACGCCGCGCTGCGGGCCCGAATGACCGCAATCCTGCGCGGGGCGATCGAGCGGCCCGCGACCGACGTGCGGGCGGGCTTCGACGGGCTGCTGGCCGGCCTGCTCGTGGCCGAGGGGGGCCCTGCCCTGGAGTGGATCGTCGCCCGCGGGCTCTGCGGGCCGGAGACGCGGGCCGGCGATGCGCGTCACGCCTTGGCGGCGCTCCGCTTCGCATGGGAGGATCTGGCCGAGACGGTTCCGCGGGCCGCGGTGGCCCGGGCCACGGGCCAGCTCGTGGACAACCCCGCTGTGGCCGCCGACGCCGTGATCGATCTGGCCCGGTATCGGGCGTGGGACGAGGTCGATCGGGTGGCGGCTGCCTGGGGCCGATTTGGCGGCGACGACCCGCTCGTCCGGCGGGCGGTGGCCGGGTATCTCTCTGCCTGTCCTCTGCCGACGGCCCGGGCCCAGTTGGAGCGGCTGCGGGAGGCCGAGCCCGACCGGGTCCGGCAGGCCCTCGAGGCGTCAGCCTTCCGCTGACAGCTCGCGACGACGCGCCCCTCCCCCCGGGCACGGCAAAAACCCGCGAAAGCCCACGAGCCGGGCCGGAAAGGACAGGCACTTTTCCGGGGAAAGGACAGGCACTTTTCAGACCCCGTGACCAAAGGGCTCCGGGCCGCCATGAATTTTCCCGCATCCGCAGGGGCGGCCGATGCGAAATGCTCTGCGTTGGGACATACTTCGAAAGCCGACCGCAGGTAGATCCGCCCGCGCCATCCATCGCCTCCCCCCGGCGCTCCAGCCCGGACCAAAAACCACGACCCCAGACCCACGAGGAACCCCATGGCCACCGTGTCCGCCGCCGACCCCGCCGCCAAGCTCAATGATGACGACGTCGCCGCGATCAACCGGCTCGGCGGCGTCTATCAGCGGCTCAAGAAGGAGCTCGGCCGCGTGATCATCGGCCAGGAGGAGACGATCGAGCGGCTCACGATCTGCCTGTTCGCCCGCGGCCATGCCCTGCTGATGGGCGTTCCCGGCCTCGCCAAGACGCTGCTGGTCAGCAAGCTGGCCGAGACGGTGTCGCTGAAGTTCAACCGCATCCAGTTCACGCCCGACCTGATGCCGATGGACATCACCGGCACCGACATCCTCCAGGAGACGGCCGACGGCCGCCGGGAGTTTCACTTCGTTCCCGGGCCGGTGTTCGCCAACATCGTGCTCGCCGACGAGATCAACCGGGCCCCGCCGAAGACGCAGGCGGCGATGCTCGAGGCGATGCAGGAGCACAAGGTCACGGTCGTCGGCAAGACGTCGCAGCTCGATCCGCCGTTCTTCGTGCTCGCCACACAGAATCCGGTCGAGCAGGAAGGCACCTATCCGCTGCCCGAGGCCCAGCTCGACCGCTTCATGTTCCTCATTGAACTCGACTATCCGAACGAGGAAGAGGAGGTGATGATCGCCCGGAGCACGACGGGGAACTCGATCCCGTCGCTGGAGCACGTCCTGAACGCGGCCGAGATCATCGACTACCAGCAGATCGTGCGCCGCGTGCCGGTGCCGGACCACATCTACCATTTTGCCGCCAAGCTCGTGCGCAAGACGCGGCCGCGCGGCGAGACGGCACCCGCCTGGCTCAAGCCGCTGGTGTCGTGGGGTGCCGGGCCACGGGCCGTGCAAAACCTGATCCTCGGGGCCAAGTCGCGGGCGGCGCTCGCCGGCAGCTACATGGTCCGGCTCGAGGACATCGAGTCGGTGGCGACGCCGGTGCTCACGCACCGGCTGATCACCACGTTCGCAGCCCAGGCCGAAGGGATCGACGCCAAGCAGATCGTCGGCCGGCTGGTGAAGGAAACCGTCGCGGAGCAGGTGGGCTGAGCCACCGGAGGGGGCCGCGGGTATGAACAGCGAACGCCAGACGAGGAGTTTTCTCGATCCGCAGGTGCTCTCGCGGCTCGCGAGCGTGCCCCTGCTCGCCCGCCAGCCGATGATCGGCGGCGTGTCGGGGCGGCACGTCAGCCCGCACCGCGGGTCGAGCGTGGAGTTTGCCGAATATCGCAAGTACGTCCCCGGTGACGACCTGCGCCGGCTCGACTGGCGGGCCTTCGGCCGCTCGGACCGGTTCTACGTCAAGGAGTACGAGGCCGACACCAACCTGCGCTGCTGCTTCGTGCTCGACACGTCGGGGTCGATGAACTTCGGCGCCGAGGGGCGGATGACGAAGATCGACTATGCGCGGCGGATCTGCGCCTCGCTTGCCTACCTCGCCTCCCAGCAGGGAGACGCGGTCGGCATCTCCTGCGTGGCCGACGGCATCGTGCGCACGCTGCCGCCGCGGCGCAGTGCCGCCCACCTCCGGCTGCTGTTCGACATCCTCGAGGAGGCACAGCCGGCCGGTCCTTCCCGGCTCCCCGAAGTGCTCCATGAACTCGCCGAGACGATCCGCCAGCGGGCCCTGGTCGTGATCGTCTCCGACCTGTTCATGGACCCGGCGGTCCTGTCGTCGA is from Planctomycetia bacterium and encodes:
- the moxR gene encoding ATPase AAA, with the translated sequence MATVSAADPAAKLNDDDVAAINRLGGVYQRLKKELGRVIIGQEETIERLTICLFARGHALLMGVPGLAKTLLVSKLAETVSLKFNRIQFTPDLMPMDITGTDILQETADGRREFHFVPGPVFANIVLADEINRAPPKTQAAMLEAMQEHKVTVVGKTSQLDPPFFVLATQNPVEQEGTYPLPEAQLDRFMFLIELDYPNEEEEVMIARSTTGNSIPSLEHVLNAAEIIDYQQIVRRVPVPDHIYHFAAKLVRKTRPRGETAPAWLKPLVSWGAGPRAVQNLILGAKSRAALAGSYMVRLEDIESVATPVLTHRLITTFAAQAEGIDAKQIVGRLVKETVAEQVG